The stretch of DNA TCCCCATTCAAAAGATTTTTCAAAAGCGAGTTTTAAGTTTGTTGGGTCATAATCAGTTTCTTCAAGCTTATAAACTCTTTGGAAAAAATATTGAAAAGTGTTAATGTAATTGAAAGTAACGCATGGCTGTAAAACATCAATAAAAGCGAAACCATTATGGTTTACTGCTCTTTTTATTATTTCTGTTAAGTGATTAACATCTCCTGAAAAGCCCCTTGCAACAAAAGAACACCCCAAACCCAAAGCAAAAGATATTGGATTTATTGGCTCTACATAGTTTCCTTCTGGCGTTGATCTTGTTTTCATTCCTTTCTCTGTTCTTGGAGATGCTTCGTTTACAGTTAAGGCATAAAGTTGGTTATCATGTAAAATGCAGGTAATGTTTATGTTTCTTCTTATTGCGTGAACCAAGTGTTGTACTCCTTCGCCTAATAAATCTCCATCACCAGCTACTGCTAAAACTGTCAGTTTTTTATTTGCCATTTTTATTCCCTCTGCAACTGGAAGAGCACGGCCGTGTAACCCTTCAAAACCATAGATCTTTAAATAATTTACCATATGCCCATGACATCCAATCCCATAAGCAACAACTATATCTTTGAGAGGTATATTAAGCTCTAATATTGCCTTTCTTAAGGCAACAAAAATTCCGAAATTTCCGCAACCACGACACCAAGTTATTTTTTCGTTTGTCTGCAAATCATTTATATTTTTTTGCTTTTTTTGTTCTTCCATATTTTATATTTTCTTTTTTATTCCCTTTTTAACAAACTCTGCTATATCTTCTGGATAAAACTGTCTGCCATCATACTTATTATAACAATTTTCGATGTCTATTCCTGTTTTTTCCCTAATTAAGCCTCTCAGCTGCATTGAATAATTTTGTTCAAACAAAAATAGTTTCTTTTTTCCAGCCACAAAGTTTAATACCTCTTTTGTAGGAAATGGATTTAAATACATTAAGTTCAAAAAGCTTGTTTCAATTCTCTGATCTTTTAAAATTTTCTGCGCTTCCAAAACCTGTCCTTTTGTTGAACCAAAACTTAAAAGTCCTATTTTTGAATTTTTGTTTCCATAAATTTTATGTTTTGGCATTTCTTTTTCAATGTATTTTATTTTTTTCATTCTTTTCTCCATTTGCTGAATTCTATTTTCTGCATCCTCATCTGAGAAACCATATTCATTGTGCTCATCGCTATTGGCAACAAAAACAAATTCTTCTGGAAAACCCGGCAAAGCCCTATTTGAAACTCCTGTTTTTGTTAATCTATACCTTTTATATCCGTCTTGTTTTATATCATCTTTTGTTGCAATTGAATATAAATCGTAATCTATGCCCTCTTTTTTTATTTCTTTTTCATTTATTGTAAAATAACTTTCTGCTAAGTGTTTATCTGTTAACACCACAACCGGCACTTGATATTTATAAGCAATTTTGAAGGCAAGTTGAGTAAAGTCGAAACATTCTTTTGGATCTCCTGGCGTTAAAACAACTCTCACAAAATCATCTTGCGCTGCGTGCAAAACAAACCTTGCGTCACCCTGACCTGTCCAAGTGGGTAAACCCGTAGCAGGACCCGGCCTTTGGCCTTCGATTATAACTATTGGTGTTTCTGTAATTCCTGCCAAACCATATGTTTCAACCATTAAAGAAAAACCACCGCCACTTGTAGCAACCATTGACTTTACTCCTGCAAAAGAAGCGCCAATAGTAGAATTTATGCCAGATATTTCATCTTCTGGCTGAAAGTAGCATATTCCAAGTTTTGGACCATACTTAGCAAAAAAGGCAAGAATAGAATTTATAGGAGTCATTGGATAACAGGCGAAAAACTGCATTCCACCTTTTATAGCGCCCAAACAAATGGCATCGTTACCTGTCATTAAAAAGTTTTTGTCTTTTTTGGGTTTTATATTGTAATAATTAAACCAATCTGTATTCTCTTTTATAAAATTAAAACCTTTTCCTGCGCAATTCATATTTAGCATACAAACATTTCCTCTATCTTTTATGCAAAAAGTGTCATCAATAATTGAATCTAATATACTTTTTTGTGAACACAAAAGAGCAAAAAATGCACCTATAGCAACATTATTCATCATAACCTCCAAACCCTTAAGTTCATTTACAATTGATATTAAAGGTATTTCAATAACTTTTATAGATTTTTTTATCTTAAATTTAGACAGATCAACTTTGTCTTTATTAGAAATTAAAAAACCTCCTTCTTTTAAATCTTCAAGGTGCAAAGCAACAGTTTCTTCATTTAAAGCAATTAATATATCAACTCCTTTTCTTTGAGAAGATACAGGTTCATTGCTTGCCCTTATAGTAAAAACATTATGCCCTCCTCTTATTAAAGATGGATATTCAACAAAAGAAAAAACGTGAAGACCTAGTCTTTTGAAGAGCTTTCCTATAATTAAACCAGAGGTCATTATTCCATAACCTGCCTCTCCTCCTATCCTGCAGGTAATATCTATTTTGTTATTATTTTGGGGGGTAGACTTGGTTGCCATTTTCGTCTAAAACTATTATTGCAAATACCGGACAAGATTTGGCGGCATCCAAAACATTTTCAAAAGTATCTTGAGTAATCTCAACAAAACCGTTTTCATCCGGCTCATAACCTTGATCTAATATAAAAACCTTTCCAGAATCATCAACTTTAAAAACTTTTGGAGAAATAGCCTCACAAGACCCTGCTCCAATACATACATCTCTTAAAACTTTTACTTTAAACTTTTTTTGTTTTTTTTGCCCTGCCATACTATTAGTTTAATTTGCCAACTTCTTTTCTGTTTAAATTCTGATCGTATTCATATATTATATTATCATCTTCGTCTTGCGTTACTCTGTGAGAACCATCGCAAAAAGGCTGATTTTTAGATAAACCGCACATACAAATCCAAACAGATTGATTTTGTGGTTTTATTTCTATTGGACCTTTGTCTTTTTTTATAACTCTTCTGGCCATATGTTTAATTTAATTATAATGGTGTGTAAATAATTATAACATATATTCCCAACAAGCAAAAATTTTTTGTAAAACATTTTTTTTAAAATTCCCTCCCTTTTCTTGCTTTTATATTTTTTTGAAACGGGTGCTTTACATCAACCACCTCGCTCACTAAATCAGCTATCTTAATCAAACTTTTTGGCGCTCCCCTTCCTGTTAAAAACATATCAACACCTTCGCCAATCTTTTTTTTAGCCGCCTTCAAAAACTCAACAACATCTTTTGTCTTTAACAGTTTAAGTTGCAGGGCGTTGTTAATTTCATCTAAAACAACTAAATTATACTTTTTTGATAAAATTATTTTCTTTGCCAAATTAAAAGTTTTTTCTGCTGCTCTTTTATGTTCAACTAAAGGTAAGTTATCTCCCATTATTCCAACAAATCCCAAACCTCCTTTGTAAAAATACACATCCTTGAGGCTCTTTAAAATTTTTTCCTCTCCTGTTTTAAATTTGTCGCTTTTAATAAACTGCAAAAAAGCAACCTTTCCGCCATGCCCCAAAACTCTTATTGCCTGCCCAATTGCCGATGTTGTTTTCCCTTTGCCGTTACCAATTAAAAGCAGAATCATATTTAGTTGTTTCTCTTGTTTTCTTGTTCAACTGGTACATCAATCTCGCAAACTCCGGCAACACAGGCAAATTCTTTTGCGCCCTGAGTTTCATCATCCTTTTCGTAAAGAACTAATCGTGAAAAATCAAGCTCTGGAAAGTCTTTCATTAAGTTTTCGTATTTTCCTTTTGTTATGTCTTCATATGGAGCCAATTGATAAACATGATCTGAGCTTGGCAAGAAAGATAACCCTCCCAAGACATCCCAGTTTTCATAAAGCCAATCCGCAACTTTTATCCATTCATGCGGTTTAACATATATTGTGCAGGAAGGATTGTGCTCTGTATAATTCACCTTGACTTTCTTCCAGTACTCTAACTGATCTATTGCTGAAAGTTGATGTCTTGTTATAGCTCCCTTTGGCGACTTTCTTGGGAATTCCAAAACAAAAGTTGTTGCATTCTCAACTGATTGTCCTACCTCTGGATAATAAGGTATTTTTTGATCTTTTAGCATCTCAAAAAGAGGGTCGGTTGCTGAAATTCTTACTCTTCTTATAAAATATTCTGAAAATCTTGGGTGAATACCAGAAGCAGCATCGACCAATTGCGATACTGTTCCACTTGGTTTCACGCAAGTAACACAGGTTGAAGGGTTAATACCAAATTTTTTAGCATATTTTTCGTTCGTTTCTATTGCTACTCTTTTAAGTTTTTGCAAAAACTTCTCGTTTCTTACAATAGGACAATCCCAGTGCCCTGTAATTGAAACACCTAAAAGAAGCTCTTGCTCACAATTATCTTTCCATTCTTTTGAAATAAAAGGAAAGTAAGTGAGAATTGCCTGATATGTTCCCAAAATAGTTGCTATTCTAACTTTTTCAATTAAAGTTTCTTCTGTATCAGATGGTCTTGCAACAACCTCTGTTAAATTACAAAACTGCTTTGAACGAAGTATAATCTCGCCACAGGGGTTTGTGCCAACATATTGTAATTCTTTTTCTAAAAACTTTCTTCTCCTTTCTGGAACCTGATTTAATACTGCAGCTCTATTAAATATACCTCTTTCGCCTGTTCCGCTTTTAGCAAGCGCTAACCATTCTTCTAAAAATTGTTGGGTTGTTGGTTTTTCATTGTAAACAGCAGAATTGTTAGCCATTGACCTTTGAGGCTCTAAGATATAAAATTGTCCTTCTTTCGCATGCCTCATTGCTTCATCGTCTAAATCAGACAAAGATATTAAAGCAGTCCTTCTAACTCCTCCAACCACTACAACTTCACCTATTTTACAAATAATATCATGCACATCTAAATTAGATAATCTTTTGCCTTGCCTTGATAATATTTTGTTTTTTATAAAAATTAAGCATTGTCTTAATGGCTCTGGCCCAGAACTTCTACCGCCCATTGTTTTTAATCTTGCGCCAGCAGGTCTTAATTTAGAAAAATCAAAATCAACATCCTTTCCCTCATACCAAGCTTTCATACCATGAACAATCGCTCTTGCCCATCCTTCCTTGCTGTCTTCAATAACATAAGTTTTCAACTTCACTCCTGTT from bacterium HR34 encodes:
- the korA gene encoding 2-oxoglutarate oxidoreductase subunit KorA; its protein translation is MATKSTPQNNNKIDITCRIGGEAGYGIMTSGLIIGKLFKRLGLHVFSFVEYPSLIRGGHNVFTIRASNEPVSSQRKGVDILIALNEETVALHLEDLKEGGFLISNKDKVDLSKFKIKKSIKVIEIPLISIVNELKGLEVMMNNVAIGAFFALLCSQKSILDSIIDDTFCIKDRGNVCMLNMNCAGKGFNFIKENTDWFNYYNIKPKKDKNFLMTGNDAICLGAIKGGMQFFACYPMTPINSILAFFAKYGPKLGICYFQPEDEISGINSTIGASFAGVKSMVATSGGGFSLMVETYGLAGITETPIVIIEGQRPGPATGLPTWTGQGDARFVLHAAQDDFVRVVLTPGDPKECFDFTQLAFKIAYKYQVPVVVLTDKHLAESYFTINEKEIKKEGIDYDLYSIATKDDIKQDGYKRYRLTKTGVSNRALPGFPEEFVFVANSDEHNEYGFSDEDAENRIQQMEKRMKKIKYIEKEMPKHKIYGNKNSKIGLLSFGSTKGQVLEAQKILKDQRIETSFLNLMYLNPFPTKEVLNFVAGKKKLFLFEQNYSMQLRGLIREKTGIDIENCYNKYDGRQFYPEDIAEFVKKGIKKKI
- the rtpR gene encoding Adenosylcobalamin-dependent ribonucleoside-triphosphate reductase, with protein sequence MAPTKIENKVEKHFQKVKKRDGRIVPWDGTRILRAIWKAFNETKEDDPDKAAAKVAKKVYDELIKRYPKGYLLSIEEIQDVVEEALILMDYPKTAKAYILYRKKRAELRELVKKVPESVKKLVEESRKYFDYDPYREFIFYRTYSRWLDSEGRRETWIETVDRFMNFMKENLGKVLSDSEYEKIKQAILYQQVMPSMRLLWSAGPACRATNVAAYNCSFIAPTKIEDFGDIMYILMCGAGLGFSVESHVVQQLPIVKRQTGVKLKTYVIEDSKEGWARAIVHGMKAWYEGKDVDFDFSKLRPAGARLKTMGGRSSGPEPLRQCLIFIKNKILSRQGKRLSNLDVHDIICKIGEVVVVGGVRRTALISLSDLDDEAMRHAKEGQFYILEPQRSMANNSAVYNEKPTTQQFLEEWLALAKSGTGERGIFNRAAVLNQVPERRRKFLEKELQYVGTNPCGEIILRSKQFCNLTEVVARPSDTEETLIEKVRIATILGTYQAILTYFPFISKEWKDNCEQELLLGVSITGHWDCPIVRNEKFLQKLKRVAIETNEKYAKKFGINPSTCVTCVKPSGTVSQLVDAASGIHPRFSEYFIRRVRISATDPLFEMLKDQKIPYYPEVGQSVENATTFVLEFPRKSPKGAITRHQLSAIDQLEYWKKVKVNYTEHNPSCTIYVKPHEWIKVADWLYENWDVLGGLSFLPSSDHVYQLAPYEDITKGKYENLMKDFPELDFSRLVLYEKDDETQGAKEFACVAGVCEIDVPVEQENKRNN
- the fdx gene encoding Ferredoxin, with amino-acid sequence MAGQKKQKKFKVKVLRDVCIGAGSCEAISPKVFKVDDSGKVFILDQGYEPDENGFVEITQDTFENVLDAAKSCPVFAIIVLDENGNQVYPPK
- the cobO gene encoding Cob(I)yrinic acid a,c-diamide adenosyltransferase codes for the protein MILLLIGNGKGKTTSAIGQAIRVLGHGGKVAFLQFIKSDKFKTGEEKILKSLKDVYFYKGGLGFVGIMGDNLPLVEHKRAAEKTFNLAKKIILSKKYNLVVLDEINNALQLKLLKTKDVVEFLKAAKKKIGEGVDMFLTGRGAPKSLIKIADLVSEVVDVKHPFQKNIKARKGREF